GCCCTAAATGTAAATTGCATACTTTGCACAAAGAGGAAAAATAATGAAAAATAGTTTAAAAAACGCATCTAAAAAAGAAAAAAAATACTTTTTTCGTAAATGAATTAAAGAAATTAAACGGGTTAGATGACCATCAAAAAAAACAAATTGAACCTCTTTTTTACAAGTTATTATTTTTTCAAGTCTTTTTGTCGCTTTTGTAGTAATAGTAGCTACAGTATTAACTTTAATTTGAAATGCTGTAGGATTTAATTAGGAGTTAATGATGGAACAAAAAAAATATTCATGATATATGATAAGTACTGTTAGTGGTAAAGAGGATCAAGTAGTTGAAGCTTTAAAAAATAGAATTGTTAGCGAACAGGTTCAAGAATCATTTGATATGAACGCCACAACTGAAGGACCTTTTAAGATTTTTAAAAAACCGACTATTTCTAAAACAGAATTAAAAAAACGTGAAGAAGGCGAACCATATAAAGTTAAATATATAAATATTTATAGTGGATATATTTTT
Above is a window of Mycoplasma sp. 1018B DNA encoding:
- the secE gene encoding preprotein translocase subunit SecE, whose amino-acid sequence is MKNSLKNASKKEKKYFFRKWIKEIKRVRWPSKKTNWTSFLQVIIFSSLFVAFVVIVATVLTLIWNAVGFN